The following nucleotide sequence is from Mycobacterium sp. 3519A.
GCGATGCCTCGGCGCGGGAGGGCAGCGCACCCGATGGGATGCCGTCCGTCGCCGCGGAATGGCGCGCCCACCAGAGCAATTCGAATCGGTACGACGCGTCGCCGAGGCGGTGTTCCTCGCTGCGGCGAGACGCATCGGCGAGCGCCGGCCTGCCGCTGTCGTCGATTACATCGAGATAGGTGGCGCTCTGGTGTAGCAGGGCACGGACCTTCGGTTCGGTCTCCTTCCACGAATCGGGGGAGTCGAACGCCAACCGATCCGTGCGTCGAGTTGAAATCGCTTGAGCCAGCAGTCGGACATGCTCGGTGGCACTGTGGAACCGCTGGAAGCTCACCGCCGCGAGGAGATCGTGATCTCGTTGATCGGGAAACCTCTCGATGGTCGTGCCCCATCCAGCGGCAGCCGCGGCCACTTGCAGATGATCGAGGACGGCGCCACAGCTGAGAATCACTTCGCGGCCCGTGCTGTCGGTATGTTGACCGACTCGGGTGTGGTCGGCGAACAGCTTCAAGATCCCGTTTTCGAATGTCCACCGCCACGGCTGACTGTTGTGTAACGACGGCGCCCGACACGCGGGTTCGACAACGGCGGTCACCTGTCCGGTGGTGATCGTGTCCGTTGAGGTGGCTGGCTCGGCCATGCTGCCCTCCTTAGGGCGTTGATCAAATTGAGCGGATCCGTCTGTTCGATACTCACGAGACGGTGTGACCTGTGCCAGGGACTCAAGTCCTTCAATCGCGGCCAAAGGTCGTAGCAGGGAGATTCCGCTTGTGACGGCGACCAATGTCGGTCGATCCGGGGACTTTCGGCTCTGCGCCTACCTCGCCGCGTCGATCACGATCAGAATGATTTTCGCAGGCATGAGCTCTAGCAGAAAGACCGGACATCATGAGTACCAGGAGTTTTCACGCATCCGAAAAGGCAGTGGAGGTCGTGTCATGGGACCCGGTGGATCACACCGATCTGCCCGGTTTCGCGCATGGACTGACCCGCTACGGGAGCCACTGGATGGATGTGGGGATCTCGGTGATTCCGGTGGGGGTGGACGCTCTGGAGGCTCTCGAGGCGGTTTTCGCCCGGTTGCGCGAAGTGGTTGCCACGGAGACACCGGACGTGGAGTACTTCACCGTCGATCTTCGTGTTGCGTCACGGACCGCACCGCGACGCCCTGACGTCAGGGATCGGGCCGCCCTGCCGGCGGGTGACTGATTCACTCGTGCCGCGCGACGAGCACCGGAGTCCGAGCTCCGTGCACGACAGCGGAACTCACCGAACCCAACAGCATGCCTGCGAATCCGCCCCTGCCACGGCTGCCCACCACCACCAGCTGCGCTGACTCGGCCAGCTCGAGCAGATGCCGGGCCGGTTGGTCGCGTACCACCACCCGTCTGACGGCAACATCGGGATACTTCTCCTGCCAGCCGGCGAGGCGTTCGGCCAACGTTTCCTCGGCGTCACCGACAATATCCGGCCACGGAATCGGTGTGCGCGCAGGCCAGTCGGCGTCACTCCAGGCGTGCATGGCCACCAATTCGGTTTCGCGCCATGAGGCTTCCTCGAAAGCCAGCGCCGTCGCGCACTCCGATGCTCGCGAACCGTCCACACCAAGAACGATTGGAGCGCGGTCGCCCCTGCGTGGCGCGTGTCCGTGCAAGACGGCGACGGGGCAATGCGCGTGGTGGACCAGTGCGGTGCTGACCGAACCCAACAATGCGCGGCCGAGGGCGCCCGCACCTCGGCAACCGACCACCACCATGTCCACCTGTTTCGTGATGTCGACCAACGTGGGGACAAGCGGTCCATACGGAGTCGCGGCCCTGATCTCGAGGTCGGCCTTACCGGCGCTGTTGCGCACGGTGCGCTCGGCACTCGTGATGATCAGATCGGCTTGTTCGTTCTGCCACGAGCCCAGGTCCGCGGGTAGCGAGTCCCATCCTCCTGACCAACCGCTGATCAGAGGGCTGATCACGGTCACGATGGTGAGCGGTTCGTTACGCATCACCGCCTCGTCGACGGCCCACTGCACCGCAACATCGGCGTCCGGTGAACCGTCGACACCCACGACGATTCCGTTCGACGGCATATCCTCAGACATCTCAGCTCCCTTTTCCCTCACGCCGCGTGCGGCAGATGGTCGGATGGGTTTTCGTCAACTCGGCTGCTTGCGCATTTCGAGTACCTCGTCGACCGGTCGGCGCGGTGTTGTCGTAAATGCGCTTTGCGGCCCGGCAGGTGGCTGCCCGATCCTCACCAGCAACTGCGGCAGTCCGTGCTGACCGGTGAGCTTGCGGACGACTTCTCTGCTGGACGCAAGTTCTGTCATGTGCGTCAGGGTGCAGGTCGCAAGGCCCGCGGCGGTGCACTCGAGCAATAACGCGGACAGCGCCTCGCCACACCGCAGGACGTCAAGCCGGGCATCTTCGTGGTGGGTGGACAGCACGACGATCTTGGAATGATCCACACCCGTAACGCCCGGCGCTTGCTGGCTCGACGTCGTCGGGAAGTCACGCGCCACATCGACAAGTGCTGCGGTCGTCGTCGAAACGAGCGCGTCCCTGGGAACACGTTCGTGTGGATCGGAAGAAGACGTCCACCAACTCAACTCAGCCTCGTAGGACGGATCGTTCGCCCGAATTTCTTCGGTGAGCCGAGACGCTTCCGCCAGCCGGGGACGCGCACCGTCAAGCACGACATCGAACATCACCTGATAGGGGATCATCGCTTGGCGCAGTTTGACTTCGAAGCGTGTCCAATCCGACGGCAGCCCGAATGGGCGCCGGTCCGTGTGGCGCCACCGAATCGCATCGGCTCGGAGCCGGCTCGTTTCGGTGATGCCGACGGCTGTTCGACGGAACTGCATTCTCGCCACGTGGTATGGCGCGTCCTGATCTGGGAACCGCTGCACATTTGTGTTCCAGCCGGCGATGGCCATCGCGAGAACCAGATGGTCAAGTGCCGCACCACAGCTCAAGGTGATCTCCCGACCCTGCGGGTCCGCCGCGGGCATGAGTCGACCCTCATCGGCGAACAGATCGAGGGTGGTTCCGTCGGTGATCCATCGCCACGGCTGGCTGTTGTGGAACGACGGCGCCCGGCACGCCAACTCGACGGCGTCTCGGATTACGTCGAATCCAGGCGTCTGCTCTGTCATGATCGGCTCCCACTCTCGGCGTTCATGACGGTAGCGATGCGTCGTGACTGACGGAGGAGTCGTTGGTCCTTTGTTGGGGGCCGACAATCATCGACTTTGTGTTGGAAAAGAGGACCTTCAGCCCTGTCGATGCCGGCGCCGCAGATGGTCAGATTCGAAGACCAGACAGATGACGTTACCTACCCTGACGTCGGGAGAATCATGGCTCAAACGGTATCCGCACCGAGCGAAGCAGACTGGACGGTGGTCATTTCAGTCCACGAACGTGCCGGCCGGACTGAGGCGATCGCGAAGTTGCAGTACGGCGACCACGAGTCGGTCGGTGTCGGCCTGTCGCGGCTCAGTGCGGGCGAGCACGGCTTCGCGGGTGTGGGCAGTCAACTTGCTGTGGCACGGGCGCTATCAGATCTGGCGCGTCACTTGACCGTGTGACGTTGTCGGGTCTGAACTTCGGCGATGATCGCCTGCACTACCGTGGGCACGGCCGCGGCTACTGCTGGTGAGAGGCCGACGCCGTGCTCGATGCTTTCGACGTCAACTGTGAACACAGCTAGCTTTGACGGGACCCGGTTGACCGCCCGACCCAGTGCAAGAGTCTGGGGCAGACCGAATCCGTGAGAACTCACGACCGCCGGCTCGTGGCCGTCTGTCGGCATCCAGCGCCGTATGGTGCCCGGCGTCCCGTTTTCGGCAACGGCGGCGTCTATCACGACACACAGGTCGACGTCGGTCCACGCATCGAGAATCGATGCCGGCTCGCCGGTTGCCGTCACCGCGTGTACGCCTGGCAGCCGTCGCGCTGAGAGCACTGCTGCGACGGCTGGGCCCACACCATCGTCACAGCGGAATTCGTTGCCGATGCCGATCACGACGACGTCTGCGTTCATGTGCGGTCGATGGTCAGGGTGAGGAAGTGCGCCGAGCAGGAGATGCACGGATCGTGGTTACGAATCGACTTCTCGCACAGCGATGTCAACGTCGCGTCGTCCAGCGTCAGGTTGGCTCCGACGAGTTGAGCCATTTCGTGTTCGATTGCGGCCTGGTTCTGGGCGGTAGGCGGGACGATTGTCGCGGATCGGACCAGGTGGTCGTCGCCGATCTCGTAACGGTGGTAGAGCAGACCTCGCGGCGCCTCACTGACGCCGTGTCCGACACCAGCGCGGGCAGGCACGTCGACGAAGGGCCGTTCGGGACGCTCGTATTCGGTGATGATGCGAAGCGACTCCTCGACCGCATAGACCACTTCCACTGCACGGACGAGGATGCTGCGGAAGGGATTCCGGCACACCGGACCAAGACCAGCCGCGGTGGCGGCCTCGCGCGCGACGGGCGACAAGGTAGCTGCGTTCAGCGAATACCTTGCCAGCGGACCGGTCAGGTAGCGGTGCCCATCCAAGGTGGCGTGTAACGCGGTCGAATGTTTGACCTGCGTCTCCATCACGTGATCGCTGAAGGCAGCGATGTCGAAGGACGGGCCGTCGCTGCGTTTGATCGTGCCGTCGTGGACGGGATACACCTCGCCGTCAGCCAGGGAAAGCAGCTCATGGTCGAATTCGACGTCAGGGAACTCGAATTCGGCCACCATGCTCAGCGTATCGAGGGCGTGGTCGAGCGTGTGACGCAGCATCTCTGCGAGCGGCTCGAGGTCTCGTTTGTGGGGTACCGAATAGAAGCCTCCGAGCCGGACATTGACGGGATGGATGGCGCGCCCACCGATCTGTTCCATCAACCGGTTGCCGGCTTTCTTTATCGCCAGGCCGCGCTCGATCAATTCCGGCCGGTCCTTAGCCATGGTTATTCCGTCCGGATAACCGAGGAAGTCCGGTGCGTGCAAGAGAAAAATGTGCAGGGCGTGGCTGTGGATCCACTCCCCGCAGTACAGCAGTCGGCGCAGGGCTGCCAACTCCTCAGGAAGGGTTACCCCGCAGGCATCCTCGATCGCGTTTGATGCGCTCACTTGGTAGGCGACCGGACAGATGCCGCACACCCGCGCGGTGATGTCGGGCGGCTCAGTGTAGGCACGGCCCCGCAGAAAGGCTTCGAAAAACCGTGGCGGTTCGTAGATGTTGAGCTCGACACGGTCCACGGCACCGTCGCTCAGGGTGACGTGTAGGGCGCCTTCCCCTTCGACGCGGGTCAGCGCCCCGACCGAGATGGTGCGAACTTCTGGGTTCACGAGTCATTCCGTTTCGTGGCGAATTCGGCGACGTTGAATGTCGAGAACACCCGCTCGACGTCGTCGGCTGCCATCCCGTCGCGACGCAGCACCGGGATCAGCGCCGCGGTGTTCGGTGTCTCGGCAGGGCCGAAGCAGCCGTAGCAGCCTCGGTGGTACGACGGACACAGGGCGCCGCAACCAGCATGAGTGACGGGCCCCAGACACGGAATACCCTCCGACACAACGACACACGTCACACCGCGGAGTTTGCATTCGGTGCATACGGTCTTCGCGGGCAGCCGTGGTTTGCGTCCCACCAACAGGGCAGCGAGCGTGTCCAGCAGCTGGCCGCGGTCGATCGGGCAGCCCTGCAACTGGTAGTCGACCGTGACATGAGCGGCCGCAGGCGTGGAGGTGGCCAAGGTGTCGATGAAGTCCGGCTTGGCGTAGACAACCGAGGCGAACTCGTCGACGTCGGCGAAATTCCGCAGGGCCTGGATGCCGCCCGCGGTCGCGCACGCACCGATGGTCACCAGAGTCTTCGACTGTGCCCGGATCTCCTTGATCCGGCGCTCGTCGGCAGCGGTGGTGATCGAACCCTCGACCAACGACACATCGTACGGTCCAGCCATGACGGCGCTGGACGCTTCGAGGAACGTCGCGATCTGCACCTGACCCGCGATGGCGAGCAGTTCGTCCTCGCAGTCGAGCAGGGTGAGCTGGCACCCGTCGCACGATGCGAACTTCCATACCGCCAAGGTAGGAACGGACATCTACAGCTCCTTGACTGTCAGCAGTGGCTCAGCGACGTCGTAACCGACCACCGGGCCGTCCCGGCAGAGCAACAGCGGCCCCAACTGGCAATGTCCGCACCAGCCGATCCCGCACTGCATATTGCGTTCGAGCGACACGTGAATAGCATTGGCCGGTACGCCTTTTCGGATCAGCTCGGCGGCGCTGTTGCGCATCATCGACTCGGGACCGCAGAGAAACGCGGCGGTGTCCGCGGGTCTGAGCGGGAGCCGCCGCAGTGGCTCGGTGACGAAGCCGACCTCACCGGGCCAGCCCTGCACCGGCACGTCGACGGTCAGGTGCACGTCGATGTCATCGCGTCCGGCCCAACTCTGCAGTTCCTCGCTGAACAGGAAGTCGTCGCGCGAGCGGGCCCCGGCGATCAGCGTCACCCGTCCGAAGCCGTCCCGGCCCGCCAGCGCACCGAGGACGACGGGCCGCAGCGGGGCCAGGCCGACTCCGCCTGCGACGATGACCAGGTCACGGTCGAGCGCGTCGAACAGACCCCAGTTCGTGCCGAACGGCCCCCGCATGCCGATCACCGTGCCGGGTTGCGCGTCATGCAGCGCCCGACTGACGGCTCCCACGGCGCGGATCGTGTGGGTGACGGTCTCATCGTCGGCGGACGGCACACCGCTGACCGAGATGGCGATCTCACCGACTCCGAACGCGTACATCATCATGAACTCGCCCGGCAGCGCAGGCGGCAACGGTTCGGCCACCGGTTCCAGCCGAAGCGTCGCGGAGTCTCGGTTCTCGCGGATCCTGCTGCGGACACGGTAGGGCACCGGGGTCATTGCCGACGATGTCGCGGTCCGCGTGACCGTTTCACTCATCGTGCTGCTCCGCAAGGTCAGCCAACACGTTCATTTCTTCGGTGATGTCGATTCCGGTGGGGCACCACGCGATACAGCGGCCACAGCCCACGCAGCCGGAGGTGCCGAACTGGTCGTGCCAGGTGCCGAGCTTGTGGGTGATCCAGTGTCGGTACCGGGATGGCGCCGATTGGCGGACGCTTCCTTCGTGGATGAATGTGAAGTCGAATTCGAAGCAGGACGCCCAACTCGCCCACCGTTCGGCGTGGTCGCCAGTCAGGTCGGTGACGTCCTCGACGCTCGTGCAGAAGCAGGTCGGGCACGCCATTGTGCAGTTGCCGCACGTCAGGCACCGACTGGCGACCTCGGCCCAATGAGGAGATTCGCGGGATTCGATCAGCAGCTCACGCAGATCACCGGGGGGCATCGCCCGTCCCATGTGCTGCGCCGCTTGCGCGACATCGGCTCGCGCAGAGGCGACTTCGACGTCCTCGGCCTCGCGGTGCGGCAGCCCCGCCAGCACCTCGGCGCCGCCAGGGCTTCCGACATCCACTAGATAGCTGCACTGCTCACCGCTGATGCGTTCGGTCAGCGCAAGGTCGTAGCCGGCGCCGACCGCCGGGCCGGTGTTCATCGATGCACAGAAACAGAGGCCGCCGGGCTCGGTACAGTTCACCGCCACGACGAAGACGTGCGCCAGACGGCTCACGAACCCCTGATCGGGGTGTGCGCCCTTGCCGAGGACACCGTCGAGTACGGCAATCGCTGCCAGGTCGCAGGCCCGCACCCCGATGAACGCATGCTTCGCAATGTCCTCCGTCGGGGTCGCATCGGAACTCCAGAGTCGTTGCCGCGGCGGGTGCAAGAACTGTTTCCATGACTGAGGGCCTGCCGAGTGCCCGAAGAGGGCACTGTCGTTGCGGCGGCGTAGCCGGTAATGACCGGGGCCGACGTCGACGCCCCAGCCGCGCGGCAGCTCGTCGGCCGACGTCAGCTCGGTGAGCACGATCGCGTTGTCCGACAGCGTCGGCCCGACTACCCGGTACTCGCGGTCGATCAGGGTCGCCACGAGTTCTTGCAATCCCGCGGCATCGATCACCGCACTGCACATCGCCTCATCGTGCTCCCGGTTGGTCGGCGATACACGGTCTTTGGGTCCCCTAGATGAGTGCCAAAAGTCCTTCAGGTGCCCGATGGACGTCATTCATGGGACTTCTGACCGTATTTTTCCGGCTGTTGCCGTCGGTAACGTCGCTCACATGTCCGAACAGACTCAACCGGTATCGATCCTGTCGGAGACCGAGTCGTGGCAGCTGCTTTCGAGCGTCTCGCTCGGCCGACTCGTCACGAGCGTCGACGGTGAACCGGCGATCTTTCCCCTCAACTTCGTCGTCGAGCACCGCACCGTGCTGTTTCGCACCGCAGAGGGCACCAAGCTGGTCAGCGCGGCGATCAACAACCGCGTGCTGTTCGAGGCTGACGATCATGGTGTGACGGGCGGTTGGAGCGTCATCGTCAGGGGACAGGCGCGCATTCTGCGCACCGACGAAGAAATCGACGAGGCCGAACGGGCGCAGCTACTTCCCTGGACGGCGACGGTCAAGCAGCATTACGTGCGCATCCGTCCCCTGAGCGTCACTGGAAGGCGGTTTGCGTTCGGTTCCGAGCCTGACCGCGAATTGTCTCGGCCGCATCCGGTTGGCTCTGTACCCGACCCTCCGCCCGGCGTTTGATGCCGAGCAGTATGCCTCTGATCAGAAACGCCTTCGCGGGACCGGCGAGTTCGATCGTCAGTATCTCGCCGGGGTTTCGCAATCGCGTTCGGGTGCGGACCAGTAGCCGGCAGCGATCCTCCCAGTGCGGAAGCAGGTGGAAGGACCAGACGGTGTCGAAGGGCCGATACGGGGCGGGGGCGCGCAAGACGATCGACTGCTGGTCGACGACCTCGACGACATCCATCGAGAACCCGTCGCGCAGGCCCATCCAGCCCGTGGGCGCCAAGCGCACTCGGTCACCCGGATCGAGCTGTTGCCATTCCGGGTGGATGCGGTCGGCATTGTGATAGTCGAGGCCGACTAACTTCTCCAGCGTTTCGTAGCTGTACAGTCCGCCACGGTCCTGACCCATCTGGACCAACCATGGCCACACCTCGCTGGCCGATGCATGGATCCACACGCCTTCGGTTGTCTGATCGACAGGTCCGCGCAGGTGTTCGTCGCCGAGCAGGCTCATGCGGCACTCTTCCTTCGTCGTGCCCCAGTTGCGGTAGTACCTGCGTGCTGCATAGAGCACCGCCGCTGCCGCCGCTGTCCGGATCATCTTGGTACTCATGCCGCCAACCTTCCGCTTCGCGTGCGGGCACTGATAGGGCCGGTGGTCCCTTCCTCGGCGTCACCGACGAACGGCCTTCCGCCGTGGGACTTCGGCCCCTACCCGCGACCAGCGGCGGTGTAGTCCGATTCAGTCGGAAGATCAACTGTTTCAAGGAGGCATGATGAACAGACTTCCGACACAACATCGTCCGCGATACCTCTTCCCGGAATTCAGTGATCTGTTAGCGGGATTTCCGGCATGGACGAACCTGCGCCCGGCATTCGGCAACCATGTCATCCGCATCGAAGACGAGATGAAGGATGGCAGTTACGAGTTGCGCGCCGAAATCCCAGGCGTCGACCCGGCGACAGATGTCGACATCACAGTCCGCGACGGCCTGTTGACGATCAAAGCCGAGCGCAGTGAGAAGAAGGAGACCAATGGGCGGTCCGAATTCTCGTACGGCTCACTGATGCGTTCAGTCACCTTGCCCCCTGGCGCGGACGAGGACGCCATCAAGGCCAGTTATGACAAGGGAATTTTGACCGTGTCGGTGCCGGTGACCCAGGCTGCACCCGCCGAAAAGCACGTTCCGGTCGAAGCGGCTAAGTAACCCTCCCAGCGGGTGGTTCCAGACTGGAGGGTCTGGAACCACCTCTTCGACGTCTCGTTCGCGAAACATCAGGAGCTGCAGTGAAAAACAAGAACCACGTGCGCAAAACATGGACCGTCACTGTCTTGATCGACGAGCGCGGCGCGGAAACACGGGCCACTGCACGATTGCATTGGCGCGACCAGGAAGTCGTCGGTGTCGGGGTGGCCAAGCTGAATCCGGCGGACCGTTACTTCGCGGCGATCGGCGATGAACTTGCCGCGGCCCGAGCACTATTCGATGCCGCGAAGCAAGTGATGGCAGTGACTGAGGACGATATCGAGAACGTCACGGACGAACCCGTGACATTCCGGCGCTGGACGGGCGCCGGACTACCGATCGGAGCAGAGCAATGACTCGCGCCCGCGGGCTGACCAGAAGCGCGCCCCGACAAATCTTTCGCAACCGCCGTGAGGCAGGGAAGGTGCTGGCGAATCTGCTGGGTGCGTACCGCGGCCGCGAAGGAGTCGTCGTACTGGGTTTGCCCCGCGGCGGAATCCCGGTTGCATGGGAAGTGGCTGCCTCCCTGGCCGCCCCGTTGGATGCGTTCGTCGTCCGCAAGCTCGGAGCGCCCGGCCACGAAGAGTTCGCTGTGGGGGCCGTGGCGACCGGCGGACGCGTTGTGGTCAACGACGACCTTTTGCGCGGGCTTCGCGTTACGCCGCAACAACTTCGGGCTGTTGCCGAACGCGAAGGACGCGAGCTCATCCGTCGTGAGGCCGCGTACCGGGGTGGCCGGCCACCTGTCGACGTCGCCGGCAAGACAGTGATCCTTGTCGACGACGGCCTTGCGACGGGTGCCAGCATGGTTGCCGCCATTCAGGCCCTGCGTGAACAGGATCCGGCCGAGATCGTGGTAGCGGTGCCGGCCGCCCCGGAGTCGACTTGCCGCGAGTTGGCAGGCATCGTCGACGACGTAGTCTGCGCATCAATGCCAACGCCCTTCCTCGCGGTGGGGGAGTCGTTCTGGGATTTCCGCCAAGTCAGTGACGAAGAAGTGCGCGAGCTCCTCGCCACGCCGACGACCGGGATGGCGACGGCGCGGATTCGAATCGCGGAGACGCCGGCAGAGATTCTCGATCGAACAGCGGTCGACGCACCAGGTGGCGTGCCGCCACGCGACGCACTCGAGGAGATCGTGGGCGATGCACGGATCGTCATGATCGGCGAAAGTTCGCACGGGACACATGAATTCTATGAGGCACGCGCTGAAATCACGAAGTGGCTGATCGAGGAGAAGGGATTCTGCGCCGTCGCTGCCGAGGCAGACTGGCCGGACGCATACCGCGTCAACCGCTACGTGCGCGGGCAGGGTGGTGATCGGTCGGCGACCCAAGCCTTGAGCGGCTTCGAACGCTTCCCCTCCTGGATGTGGCGCAACGTCGTGGTACGGGATTTCGTCGACTGGCTCCATTCACACAACGCGCACCGGCGCCAGCAGGGAGCCCGCCAAACCGGCTTCTACGGACTGGATTTGTACAGCCTGCATCGGTCGATGCAGGAGGTCATTGCATATCTCGACAACGTCGACCCCATGGCTGCCGAGCGAGCGCGCAAGCGCTACGCGTGCTTCGATCACACGTCGGCTGACGACGGGCAGGCGTACGGATTCGCCGCGGCATTCGGTGCCGGGTTGTCATGCGAACGTCAGGCCGTCGAGCAGTTGGTCGAGATGCAGCGCGACGCAGCCGAACACGTCCGTCGCGACGGGTTGCTCGCCGAAGACGAGCAGTTCTATGCACAGCAGAATGCGCAGACCGTGCGAAATGCGGAAGTGTATTACCGGTCCATGTTCAGCGGTCGAGTGACGTCGTGGAACCTTCGGGACCAACACATGGCTGCCACGCTGAACGCGTTGCTCACCTACCTGGACCGGCGCGGGGGACCCGAGCCGGCTCGAATCGTGGTCTGGGCGCACAACTCTCACGTCGGAGACGCGCGTGCCACCGAGGTCAGCGCCGATGGACAGCTCACGCTTGGACAGTTGGCGCGCGAACGCTACGGCGACGATGCCCGGCTGATTGGTTTCACCACGTTCACCGGCACCGTGACCGCGGCCAGCGAGTGGGGCGCGATCGCCGAACGCAAGGCCGTTCGGCGAGCCTTGAACGGAAGTGTCGAGGAGCTGTTCCACGAGACCGGCAGGCAGGAGTTCCTGGTGTCGCCGATGGTCAGTCACGCGGCAGCAGAACCACTCGACGCGGTTCGACTGGCACGCGCCATCGGCGTGATCTACCTGCCGACCACCGAACGGCAGAGTCACTACTATCACGTCCGCCCGAGCGAGCAGTTCGACGCGATCATCCACATCGACCACACCCGCGCCCTGGAGCCGCTCGAGGTGACCAGCACATGGGCTGCGGGCGAGAACCCGGAGACTTATCCGACCGGCTTGTGACGTCGTCTACGGCCGGTGCGGTGGAACCCGGTACAGAGCGGCTCCCGCAACGATTCCGGCGCCTGCGGCGACCAGCAGAACCCGGTCGCCCGGCCGGACTCGGTCGGCGGCGTGGTGAAACGCTGCGGCCATGGACGCCGTGTGAATGTTCCCGTTCTCGGCCACGGTGATTTGGTCCTCGGCCACCCCGAGTTGCGCCGCGAGTTCGACTCGGTAGCGGCGCCGGTTGGGGGCAGCGACGATCGCGTCGACGTCATCGAGCCCAAGCCCGGCCTCGCGAAGGCATTGGTCGACGACGTGTCCGGCCGCGAGCGCGAACCGGCGGTCGATCGCATCGGTTTCGGCGAACCTCAGCACGTTGTGGCCGTCAATGAGACCGACTGTGGCATTGCAGGTTTCGCCGTCATCGAGGTCGTTGACCCAATGCACACGCTGTAATCCGAAGTCGTCGTCGGTCCAGCCGCAGAGCACGGCTGCTCCTGACGGCGAGAAGGGAAATTTCTCACTCATACCGCGGCCGGGATCGGCGTCGCTGGTCACGATGAGGGCGCAATCCACGGCACCCGATTTGAGGAAGCCGTCGACAATCTGTAGGGCCGTGAGCATTCCGCAGGCGCCATTGGAAATGTCGAACGAGAACGTGCCATGCGTGTCTGAGTGTGGATCCTCCGGATTGGCTCCGATGTCTTTCTGGATCAATGCTGCAAGGGCAGGCTCGCCAAGATTGCGATCGCGGTAGACGCCTGCGTTGACGAGCAAGTCGACGTCGTGCGGGTGCTTGCCTGCGTTGGTCAGGCAGCTGCGTGCGGCCCTGACGGCGACACGAAGCGCGCTGTGGTGATCGCGCCAGCCGCCGCGGCTGAGGCAGACCTGATCAATCCGAGTGGCCATAGCGATTCACCAATTCCTCGTCCAGCGTCACCAGCACCACGCCGATCTCCAGCCCGGACGCCAGCGCGATCAACGCCACCGTCTCGCCGGGCAGGATATGCCTGGATTCGAGTTCCTCGACGAGGGCAACGGTGTGGGTCGTCGACGCGGTGTTCCCATATCGGTCAACGGTTATCACCGCGTCATGGCGTGGGGTGTCGCCGAAGGAGGCCGCCATCTGCGCCATGCCTTTTTTGATCGCTCTGGCCGAAGTCTGATGGGTGATCACGTGATCGATGTCGTGTATCGAAATGCCCACCGCATCGAGCACTTCGTGCAACAGCAG
It contains:
- a CDS encoding NAD(P)H nitroreductase, with translation MAEPATSTDTITTGQVTAVVEPACRAPSLHNSQPWRWTFENGILKLFADHTRVGQHTDSTGREVILSCGAVLDHLQVAAAAAGWGTTIERFPDQRDHDLLAAVSFQRFHSATEHVRLLAQAISTRRTDRLAFDSPDSWKETEPKVRALLHQSATYLDVIDDSGRPALADASRRSEEHRLGDASYRFELLWWARHSAATDGIPSGALPSRAEASRVDVARDFPTYADSDRRPEVDRDHSIVLVLSTYDDSRENTLRCGEALSRVLLECTAAGYATCTLTHMIELHASREIVRRLIGRRAEPQALIRVGSVPETGSLPAPTPRRNIADVLQIR
- a CDS encoding universal stress protein → MSEDMPSNGIVVGVDGSPDADVAVQWAVDEAVMRNEPLTIVTVISPLISGWSGGWDSLPADLGSWQNEQADLIITSAERTVRNSAGKADLEIRAATPYGPLVPTLVDITKQVDMVVVGCRGAGALGRALLGSVSTALVHHAHCPVAVLHGHAPRRGDRAPIVLGVDGSRASECATALAFEEASWRETELVAMHAWSDADWPARTPIPWPDIVGDAEETLAERLAGWQEKYPDVAVRRVVVRDQPARHLLELAESAQLVVVGSRGRGGFAGMLLGSVSSAVVHGARTPVLVARHE
- a CDS encoding NAD(P)H nitroreductase, translated to MTEQTPGFDVIRDAVELACRAPSFHNSQPWRWITDGTTLDLFADEGRLMPAADPQGREITLSCGAALDHLVLAMAIAGWNTNVQRFPDQDAPYHVARMQFRRTAVGITETSRLRADAIRWRHTDRRPFGLPSDWTRFEVKLRQAMIPYQVMFDVVLDGARPRLAEASRLTEEIRANDPSYEAELSWWTSSSDPHERVPRDALVSTTTAALVDVARDFPTTSSQQAPGVTGVDHSKIVVLSTHHEDARLDVLRCGEALSALLLECTAAGLATCTLTHMTELASSREVVRKLTGQHGLPQLLVRIGQPPAGPQSAFTTTPRRPVDEVLEMRKQPS
- a CDS encoding dsRBD fold-containing protein; this translates as MVISVHERAGRTEAIAKLQYGDHESVGVGLSRLSAGEHGFAGVGSQLAVARALSDLARHLTV
- a CDS encoding hydrogenase maturation protease, translated to MNADVVVIGIGNEFRCDDGVGPAVAAVLSARRLPGVHAVTATGEPASILDAWTDVDLCVVIDAAVAENGTPGTIRRWMPTDGHEPAVVSSHGFGLPQTLALGRAVNRVPSKLAVFTVDVESIEHGVGLSPAVAAAVPTVVQAIIAEVQTRQRHTVK
- a CDS encoding Ni/Fe hydrogenase subunit alpha translates to MNPEVRTISVGALTRVEGEGALHVTLSDGAVDRVELNIYEPPRFFEAFLRGRAYTEPPDITARVCGICPVAYQVSASNAIEDACGVTLPEELAALRRLLYCGEWIHSHALHIFLLHAPDFLGYPDGITMAKDRPELIERGLAIKKAGNRLMEQIGGRAIHPVNVRLGGFYSVPHKRDLEPLAEMLRHTLDHALDTLSMVAEFEFPDVEFDHELLSLADGEVYPVHDGTIKRSDGPSFDIAAFSDHVMETQVKHSTALHATLDGHRYLTGPLARYSLNAATLSPVAREAATAAGLGPVCRNPFRSILVRAVEVVYAVEESLRIITEYERPERPFVDVPARAGVGHGVSEAPRGLLYHRYEIGDDHLVRSATIVPPTAQNQAAIEHEMAQLVGANLTLDDATLTSLCEKSIRNHDPCISCSAHFLTLTIDRT
- a CDS encoding oxidoreductase, whose product is MSVPTLAVWKFASCDGCQLTLLDCEDELLAIAGQVQIATFLEASSAVMAGPYDVSLVEGSITTAADERRIKEIRAQSKTLVTIGACATAGGIQALRNFADVDEFASVVYAKPDFIDTLATSTPAAAHVTVDYQLQGCPIDRGQLLDTLAALLVGRKPRLPAKTVCTECKLRGVTCVVVSEGIPCLGPVTHAGCGALCPSYHRGCYGCFGPAETPNTAALIPVLRRDGMAADDVERVFSTFNVAEFATKRNDS
- a CDS encoding FAD/NAD(P)-binding protein translates to MSETVTRTATSSAMTPVPYRVRSRIRENRDSATLRLEPVAEPLPPALPGEFMMMYAFGVGEIAISVSGVPSADDETVTHTIRAVGAVSRALHDAQPGTVIGMRGPFGTNWGLFDALDRDLVIVAGGVGLAPLRPVVLGALAGRDGFGRVTLIAGARSRDDFLFSEELQSWAGRDDIDVHLTVDVPVQGWPGEVGFVTEPLRRLPLRPADTAAFLCGPESMMRNSAAELIRKGVPANAIHVSLERNMQCGIGWCGHCQLGPLLLCRDGPVVGYDVAEPLLTVKEL